One window from the genome of Bacteroidia bacterium encodes:
- a CDS encoding GIY-YIG nuclease family protein, translating to MLGIIYKITNITNDKIYIGKTEREIEERWKEHLRDSGKERNQNRPLYRAINKYGQENFIIEEIEQVDSESLGEREQYWINYYQSFSMGGYNATFGGEGKTLYNYDLIVEKFNSGMLGDEIMKEFGCDRNAVTSALKKANVYSNKNNLTRRSRAVLQYDLNGNFIEKYSSINEAGREIAKKLDLKADPLHISTNISRVARGKRKTCYKYLWKFEDV from the coding sequence ATGTTAGGAATAATTTATAAAATCACAAATATAACTAATGATAAGATTTATATTGGAAAAACTGAAAGAGAAATAGAAGAAAGATGGAAAGAGCATTTAAGAGACTCTGGAAAAGAAAGAAATCAAAATAGACCTCTTTATAGAGCAATAAATAAATATGGTCAAGAAAATTTTATTATTGAAGAAATAGAGCAGGTCGATTCAGAGTCATTAGGTGAGAGAGAACAATACTGGATAAATTACTACCAATCTTTTTCAATGGGTGGATATAATGCAACCTTTGGTGGAGAGGGAAAGACACTATATAATTACGATTTAATAGTTGAAAAATTTAATTCTGGTATGTTAGGTGATGAAATAATGAAAGAATTCGGTTGTGATAGAAATGCAGTTACCTCTGCTTTAAAAAAAGCGAATGTTTACTCAAACAAAAACAATCTCACTCGTCGCTCAAGAGCCGTTTTACAATACGATTTAAATGGTAATTTTATTGAGAAATACTCCTCCATAAATGAAGCCGGAAGAGAAATTGCTAAAAAATTAGATTTAAAAGCAGACCCCCTACATATTTCAACGAACATTAGTAGAGTAGCAAGGGGAAAGAGAAAAACCTGTTATAAATACCTGTGGAAGTTTGAAGACGTATAA